From Daucus carota subsp. sativus chromosome 6, DH1 v3.0, whole genome shotgun sequence, the proteins below share one genomic window:
- the LOC108224828 gene encoding GDSL esterase/lipase At4g10955: MAETTAAEMAAVKQVNEITSPAVAVNNPSSDHPFAFHVSGPRKVSSPSWRDLLNSSWKDGNYKRTVIACFIQAVYLLELDRQENKSEQTALAAKWWIPFKYKLSQTLIDDRDGSIYGAILEWDRAAALADFVLVRPSGAPRAVLVLRGTLLKSLTFRRDIEDDLRFLAWESLKGSVRFNGALVALKSIADKYGSNNVCIAGHSLGAGFALQVGKALAKQGIYVETHLFNPPSVSLAMSLKNISERAGFAWKRIRAMLPYATETQGSGDDGKSSCTGQNKWMPHLYVNTSDYICCYYTDPAGAEVKQIDKENVGQIAGQAAAAKLFVMSKGKQRFLEAHGLDQWWADDLELQQAVNDSKLISKQLKSLYGLQASQQTQNKPQVSETWRGLRSMYAK; encoded by the exons atggcgGAGACGACGGCCGCGGAGATGGCGGCGGTGAAGCAAGTCAATGAAATCACTTCGCCGGCGGTGGCGGTGAACAACCCTAGTAGTGATCATCCCTTTGCTTTTCACGTGTCGGGGCCTCGTAAAGTGTCTTCGCCTAGTTGGCGTGATCTTCTCAATTCTAGTTG GAAGGATGGCAATTATAAGAGGACAGTCATTGCCTGCTTCATACAAGCAGTTTACCTGCTTGAACTTGACAGACAAGAAAATAAATCAGAGCAAACTGCTCTTGCTGCAAAATGGTGGATACCTTTTAAGTACAAGCTCTCCCAAACGTTAATAGATGATAGAGATGGATCCATATATGGCGCAATACTTGAATGGGATAGGGCTGCAGCTTTGGCTGACTTTGTACTGGTTAGACCCAGTGGGGCACCTAGGGCTGTGTTAGTTCTCCGGGGTACTCTACTCAAAAGTCTCACATTTAGACGAGACATAGAAGATGACCTTCGATTTCTAGCTTGGGAAAGCTTAAAGGGTTCTGTCAGATTTAATGGAGCTTTAGTTGCTTTGAAATCTATTGCTGATAAGTATGGAAGTAACAATGTTTGCATAGCAGGTCATTCCCTAGGGGCAGGTTTTGCCCTTCAAGTAGGGAAAGCATTGGCCAAGCAGGGAATTTATGTGGAGACACATCTGTTTAATCCACCATCTGTTTCACTTGCCATGAGTTTAAAGAATATCAGTGAAAGAGCTGGTTTTGCCTGGAAAAGAATTAGAGCAATGCTTCCTTATGCCACTGAAACTCAAGGCAGCGGGGATGACGGCAAAAGTTCTTGTACTGGACAGAACAAATGGATGCCGCATTTATATGTGAACACCAGTGACTATATTTGCTGCTATTATACTGATCCTGCGGGAGCAGAAGTGAAGCAGATAGACAAGGAGAATGTGGGTCAGATAGCCGGGCAAGCGGCTGCTGCAAAGCTATTTGTGATGTCGAAGGGAAAGCAAAGGTTTCTCGAGGCACATGGGTTGGACCAGTGGTGGGCTGATGATTTGGAGCTCCAACAGGCAGTTAAtgacagcaagctaataagcaAGCAGCTAAAATCTTTATACGGCCTACAGGCCTCACAGCAAACGCAGAACAAGCCTCAGGTATCCGAAACTTGGCGTGGATTACGTTCAATGTATGCTAAGTAA